In Rhodovulum sulfidophilum DSM 1374, the following are encoded in one genomic region:
- the xdhA gene encoding xanthine dehydrogenase small subunit, whose product MDIAFLLNGESVALTGVTPTATLLDWLRETRGLTGTKEACREGDCGACTVMVTDAEGSRALNACILFLPQIHGKAIRTVEGLAAPDGRLHPVQQALIDHHASQCGFCTPGFAVSMATAQQTGDTDLEAALAGNLCRCTGYAPILRAAEAARDAPVPDWIGEDANFFLAELPSGGADPQDRRGADSPPAFRPTTADSLAAWYETHPDATLIAGATDIGLWVTKGLQDLGQVAFLSGCEDLTRIEVTETEIRLGAGVTIARLREMMRAQHPHFARMLTRFGSAQVRAAATLGGNIANGSPIGDSPPALIALGATLHLRQGARRRSLPLEDFFLDYRKQDRAPGEFVEAVTIPRQPDNLRCYKLSKRRDQDISAVLGCFNLTVRAGRVETARIAFGGMAGIPKRARAVEAALTGQPFAQATIEAALPAFASDFQPMSDMRASAGYRLRAAENMLWRLWHESRNDPTDIDELAP is encoded by the coding sequence ATGGATATCGCCTTTCTTCTCAACGGAGAAAGCGTGGCTCTGACGGGTGTTACGCCGACCGCGACGCTGCTCGACTGGCTGCGCGAGACCCGCGGTCTCACCGGCACCAAGGAGGCCTGCCGCGAGGGCGATTGCGGCGCCTGCACGGTGATGGTCACCGATGCCGAGGGCAGCCGCGCGCTCAATGCCTGCATCCTCTTCCTGCCGCAGATCCACGGCAAGGCGATCCGCACCGTCGAGGGTCTGGCAGCACCCGATGGCCGGCTGCATCCGGTTCAGCAGGCGCTGATCGACCATCACGCCAGCCAATGCGGCTTCTGCACCCCCGGTTTCGCGGTCTCGATGGCCACCGCCCAGCAGACCGGCGACACCGATCTCGAAGCCGCGCTCGCGGGCAATCTCTGCCGTTGCACCGGCTATGCCCCGATCCTGCGCGCGGCCGAGGCCGCCCGAGACGCCCCCGTTCCCGACTGGATCGGGGAAGATGCCAACTTCTTCTTGGCCGAATTACCCTCGGGGGGGGCCGATCCACAGGATCGGCGGGGGGCGGACAGCCCCCCCGCCTTCCGCCCGACCACAGCCGACTCGCTCGCCGCCTGGTATGAAACCCATCCGGACGCCACGCTGATCGCCGGCGCGACCGATATCGGCCTCTGGGTCACCAAGGGCCTGCAGGACCTGGGCCAAGTGGCCTTCCTGTCCGGCTGCGAGGATCTGACCCGGATCGAGGTCACCGAAACCGAAATCCGCCTCGGGGCGGGTGTCACCATCGCCCGGCTGCGCGAGATGATGCGCGCGCAGCATCCGCATTTCGCGCGGATGCTGACCCGGTTCGGCTCGGCCCAGGTGCGCGCCGCCGCGACGCTGGGCGGCAATATCGCCAACGGCTCGCCCATCGGCGACAGCCCGCCCGCGCTGATCGCGCTGGGCGCCACCCTGCATCTGCGCCAGGGCGCGCGCCGCCGCAGCCTCCCGCTCGAGGATTTCTTCCTCGACTATCGCAAGCAGGACCGCGCGCCCGGCGAATTCGTCGAGGCCGTGACCATCCCGCGCCAGCCCGACAACCTGCGCTGCTACAAGCTGTCGAAACGCCGCGATCAGGACATCTCTGCCGTGCTGGGCTGTTTCAACCTGACCGTCCGCGCGGGCCGGGTCGAGACCGCGCGCATCGCCTTCGGCGGCATGGCCGGCATCCCCAAGCGCGCCCGCGCGGTCGAGGCCGCCCTGACCGGGCAGCCCTTCGCGCAAGCAACGATCGAGGCCGCCCTGCCCGCCTTCGCGTCCGATTTCCAGCCGATGTCCGACATGCGCGCCTCGGCCGGGTACCGCCTGCGCGCCGCGGAAAACATGCTGTGGCGGCTCTGGCACGAAAGCCGGAACGACCCCACCGATATCGATGAGCTTGCCCCATGA